Proteins from a single region of Campylobacter concisus:
- a CDS encoding ribonucleoside-diphosphate reductase subunit alpha, whose amino-acid sequence MKVIKRNGRTEELDISKIKKYTNEAVLGLSNVSLSELEVDAKIQFRDMITTEEIQQTLIKTAVDKIDIDRPNWTFVAARLFLFDLYHKVSGFNGYNHLKDYLVKGEKVGRIIPGLKEKYDLEDLNAYIKPERDLQFAYLGIKTLYDRYLIKDKSGMPIELPQHMFMAIAMFLAQNELDSQGWAKKFYDLISKFEVMLATPTLSNARTTRHQLSSCYVGSTPDNIEGIFDSYKEMALLSKFGGGIGWDWSKVRAMGGSIDGHKNAAGGIIPFLKVTNDIAVAVDQLGTRKGAIAVYIEPWHMDVSDFLDLRKNSGEERRRAHELFPALWINDLFMKRVKENGRWSLFDPAQVSDLCDLYGEEFEKRYLEYENDENIQKNTILAKELWKKILTSYFETGMPFLCFKDNANKTNPNNHEGIIRSSNLCTEIFQNTAPNYYKIKITYEDGGEELFDEEEDVTVDSGITKKAKKLSALDSLKGKQIFIVEKESIEGKTAVCNLASINLSKINSKEDIERVVPIAIRMLDNVIDLNFYPHKKVKHTNLASRSIGLGVMGEAQMLAEKNVKWGSYEHLALIDSIMENISYNAIYASSNLAVEKGIYPKFEGSKWSKGIMPIDTANENAKALLNDKGGLFDENVCDWDKLREKVKRDGMRNGYLMAIAPTSSISILVGTTQTIEPVYKRKWFEHNLSGMIPNVVPNLSPDTWQFYTPAYELDQRILIKAGAIRQKWIDQGQSLNIFMSLDKASGGYLSEIYTLAWELGLKSTYYLRSESPDSEKLNDVADRSIECEGCQ is encoded by the coding sequence TTGAAAGTTATAAAACGTAATGGCAGAACCGAAGAGCTTGATATAAGTAAGATCAAAAAATACACAAACGAAGCAGTCCTTGGACTAAGCAATGTAAGTCTTAGCGAGCTTGAAGTGGACGCAAAAATCCAGTTTAGAGATATGATAACGACTGAGGAAATTCAGCAAACTCTTATAAAAACAGCAGTTGATAAGATAGACATCGACCGCCCAAACTGGACATTTGTCGCTGCGAGACTATTTTTGTTCGACCTTTATCACAAAGTATCTGGCTTTAACGGCTACAATCACCTAAAAGACTACCTAGTAAAAGGTGAAAAAGTAGGCCGTATCATCCCTGGACTAAAAGAGAAGTACGATCTTGAGGATCTAAACGCTTACATCAAGCCTGAGCGTGACCTTCAGTTTGCATACCTTGGTATCAAGACGCTTTATGATCGCTACCTCATCAAAGATAAGAGCGGCATGCCGATCGAACTGCCACAGCACATGTTTATGGCGATCGCGATGTTTCTAGCGCAAAACGAGCTAGATAGTCAAGGTTGGGCTAAGAAATTTTACGACCTCATCTCTAAATTTGAAGTGATGTTAGCCACGCCAACGCTCTCAAACGCAAGGACTACACGTCACCAGCTAAGTAGCTGTTACGTAGGCAGTACGCCTGATAATATTGAGGGCATTTTTGATAGCTACAAAGAGATGGCGCTACTTTCAAAATTTGGTGGCGGTATCGGCTGGGACTGGAGCAAGGTGCGTGCGATGGGTGGCAGTATCGACGGACACAAAAACGCAGCTGGCGGTATCATACCATTTTTAAAAGTGACAAACGACATCGCAGTAGCGGTCGATCAGCTAGGCACTAGAAAGGGTGCGATCGCTGTTTATATCGAGCCTTGGCATATGGACGTGAGCGATTTTCTCGATCTTCGTAAAAACTCAGGCGAGGAGAGACGCCGTGCACACGAGCTTTTTCCTGCACTTTGGATAAACGACCTATTTATGAAGCGTGTCAAAGAAAATGGCCGCTGGAGCCTCTTTGATCCAGCTCAAGTAAGCGACCTTTGCGACCTTTATGGTGAGGAGTTTGAGAAGAGATATTTAGAGTATGAAAATGACGAAAATATCCAGAAAAACACCATCCTAGCAAAAGAGCTTTGGAAGAAAATTTTAACTAGCTATTTTGAAACGGGCATGCCATTTTTATGCTTTAAAGATAACGCCAACAAAACAAATCCAAATAACCACGAGGGTATCATCAGAAGCTCAAATTTATGCACCGAAATTTTCCAAAACACAGCGCCAAACTACTATAAGATCAAGATCACTTATGAAGACGGTGGCGAGGAGCTATTTGACGAAGAAGAAGACGTCACGGTCGATAGTGGCATAACTAAAAAAGCCAAAAAGCTTAGCGCGCTTGATAGCCTAAAAGGCAAGCAAATTTTCATCGTAGAAAAAGAGAGTATCGAAGGCAAAACGGCAGTTTGCAACCTTGCAAGTATAAATTTAAGCAAGATAAACAGCAAAGAGGACATCGAGCGTGTCGTGCCGATAGCTATTAGAATGCTTGATAACGTTATAGATCTAAATTTCTACCCGCACAAAAAGGTAAAACACACAAACCTAGCTTCTCGCTCGATCGGCCTTGGCGTCATGGGTGAGGCGCAAATGCTAGCTGAGAAAAACGTAAAATGGGGCAGCTATGAGCACTTGGCGCTCATTGACAGCATAATGGAAAACATAAGCTACAACGCCATCTACGCTAGCTCAAATTTAGCCGTAGAAAAGGGTATATATCCAAAATTTGAAGGCTCAAAATGGAGCAAAGGTATCATGCCGATAGACACTGCAAATGAGAATGCAAAGGCACTTTTAAACGACAAAGGCGGGCTATTTGACGAAAATGTCTGCGACTGGGACAAGCTAAGAGAGAAGGTCAAGCGTGACGGCATGAGAAACGGCTACCTAATGGCGATCGCTCCAACTAGCTCGATCTCGATCCTTGTTGGCACCACTCAGACCATCGAGCCAGTCTATAAACGCAAGTGGTTTGAGCACAACCTAAGCGGCATGATCCCAAATGTCGTGCCAAATTTAAGCCCTGATACTTGGCAGTTTTACACGCCAGCTTATGAGCTTGATCAGAGAATTTTAATAAAAGCAGGTGCGATCCGCCAAAAATGGATCGACCAAGGTCAAAGCTTAAATATCTTTATGAGCTTAGACAAAGCAAGCGGCGGATATCTAAGTGAAATTTACACGCTTGCATGGGAGCTCGGACTAAAATCAACCTACTATCTACGCTCTGAGTCACCAGATAGCGAAAAGCTAAACGACGTGGCTGACCGCTCGATCGAATGCGAAGGATGTCAGTAA